The following proteins are co-located in the Rhodococcus opacus B4 genome:
- a CDS encoding YdcF family protein, translating to MTSAFCLALAVSTTATASASAADLFNSAQGRFAAGDTRGALADIGGAVAGEPGDTNALALQAIYADAAGDLITREAALARLGAADGGMRAGVDGMLNAIRIASFTPPNPLPAIQGPSTAIIVLGFGLLPDGTMRPELVNRLQAAMVQSWVSPMSPIIVTGGNPQNGITEAAAMEGWLRSHGVPADRIHPEHRAGSTVGNALNSVPLARSLGAGGAILVTSANHIRRATVDFNVAGLPVVGAMSAVTSAGQLIAEFMPLTKDQQLGMYRDAIRVFGIPASY from the coding sequence ATGACCAGCGCCTTCTGCCTGGCGCTGGCGGTCTCGACCACCGCGACGGCGTCCGCCTCGGCGGCCGACCTCTTCAACAGCGCGCAGGGCAGATTCGCCGCGGGGGACACCCGTGGTGCCCTCGCGGACATCGGCGGCGCGGTCGCCGGAGAGCCCGGCGACACGAATGCGCTGGCGTTGCAGGCCATCTACGCCGACGCCGCGGGCGATCTGATCACCCGTGAGGCCGCGCTCGCCCGGCTCGGCGCGGCGGACGGCGGTATGCGCGCCGGCGTCGACGGAATGCTGAACGCGATCAGAATCGCCTCGTTCACACCGCCGAACCCGCTCCCGGCGATCCAGGGGCCGTCCACCGCGATCATCGTCCTCGGATTCGGTCTGCTCCCCGACGGCACGATGCGGCCGGAATTGGTCAACCGGCTGCAGGCCGCGATGGTCCAGTCGTGGGTCTCGCCGATGTCGCCGATCATCGTCACCGGTGGCAACCCGCAGAACGGCATCACCGAGGCCGCCGCGATGGAGGGGTGGTTGCGGTCGCACGGTGTTCCGGCAGACCGCATCCACCCCGAGCATCGCGCCGGATCGACGGTGGGCAACGCGCTCAACTCGGTTCCGCTCGCCCGCTCGCTCGGTGCCGGCGGCGCGATCCTCGTGACGTCGGCCAACCACATCCGCAGGGCAACGGTCGATTTCAACGTCGCCGGACTGCCGGTGGTCGGGGCGATGAGCGCGGTCACCAGCGCGGGCCAGCTGATCGCCGAATTCATGCCCCTGACCAAGGACCAGCAACTCGGCATGTATCGCGACGCGATCAGGGTGTTCGGCATCCCCGCCAGCTATTGA
- a CDS encoding urease subunit gamma yields the protein MRLSPHEQERLLLSYAAELARRRRQRGLVLNHPEAVALITDHLLEGARDGRSVAELMVSGREVLTRADVMEGVPEMLHDVQVEATFPDGTKLVTVHDPIA from the coding sequence ATGCGCTTGTCGCCCCACGAGCAGGAGCGTCTGCTCCTGAGCTACGCCGCGGAACTCGCGCGCAGGCGCCGGCAACGCGGCCTCGTGTTGAACCACCCTGAGGCCGTGGCCCTCATCACGGATCACCTCCTCGAGGGGGCCCGCGACGGCCGGTCGGTGGCGGAGCTGATGGTCTCCGGCCGGGAGGTGCTCACCCGCGCCGACGTGATGGAGGGCGTGCCCGAGATGCTGCACGACGTGCAGGTGGAGGCCACGTTTCCGGACGGCACGAAGCTCGTCACCGTGCACGATCCGATCGCGTAG
- a CDS encoding urease subunit beta — MIPGEVFCAEGVIELNEGAPRTELDVVNTGDRPVQVGSHVHFPQANHALQFDRSAAHGLRLDIPAGTAVRFEPGIAQTVVLVPLRGTREVHGLSLTPPGKLDAS; from the coding sequence GTGATTCCCGGTGAAGTCTTCTGCGCCGAGGGTGTGATCGAGCTCAACGAGGGTGCTCCCCGCACGGAACTCGACGTGGTCAACACCGGTGACCGGCCGGTTCAGGTCGGGAGCCACGTTCATTTCCCGCAGGCCAACCACGCCCTGCAGTTCGACCGGTCCGCCGCCCACGGGCTGCGGCTGGACATTCCGGCGGGTACCGCGGTGCGTTTCGAACCCGGTATCGCGCAGACGGTTGTCCTCGTGCCGCTGCGCGGAACCCGGGAAGTGCACGGGTTGAGCCTCACTCCTCCGGGGAAGCTGGACGCGTCATGA
- a CDS encoding urease subunit alpha codes for MTDLSRARYAELFGPTTGDRIRLADTDLLIEITEDRGGGPGLAGDEAVFGGGKVLRESMGQGRATRAEGAPDTVITGVVVVDHWGIIKADVGIRGGRIVALGKAGNPDTMSGVHPDLVVGPSTEIIAGNGKILTAGGIDCHVHFICPQIMDEALGGGITTMIGGGTGPAEGSKATTVTPGSWHTARMLEALDGWPMNIALLGKGNTVSSESMWEQLRGGVSGFKLHEDWGSTPAAIDACLTVADAAGVQVALHSDTLNEAGFVEDTLAAIAGRAIHAYHTEGAGGGHAPDIITVAAHANVLPSSTNPTRPHTVNTLDEHLDMLMVCHHLSPKIPEDLAFAESRIRPSTIAAEDLLHDLGAISMIGSDSQAMGRIGEVVLRTWQTAHVMKRRRGFLAGDNGADNQRVQRYVAKYTICPAVAHGLEDEIGSVEVGKLADLVLWDPAFFGVRPHAVIKGGMIAWAAMGDANASIPTPQPVLPRPMFGAAPKAAAATSVHFVAPHALEDGLADRLDLSRRLVPVANVRSRGKADMPRNDAQPRIEVDPDTFTVRIDGDVWEEQPAAELPMAQRYFLF; via the coding sequence ATGACCGATCTCAGCCGCGCCCGGTACGCCGAGTTGTTCGGCCCGACCACGGGCGACCGGATCCGGCTCGCCGACACCGACCTCCTGATCGAGATCACCGAGGACCGCGGCGGCGGGCCCGGACTGGCCGGTGACGAGGCGGTGTTCGGTGGCGGAAAAGTGTTGCGCGAGTCCATGGGCCAGGGCCGGGCGACCCGCGCCGAGGGTGCGCCCGACACGGTGATCACCGGGGTCGTGGTGGTCGATCACTGGGGAATCATCAAGGCGGACGTCGGTATTCGGGGTGGACGCATCGTCGCGCTCGGCAAGGCGGGCAACCCCGACACGATGTCGGGCGTCCACCCCGATCTCGTGGTGGGGCCGTCCACCGAGATCATCGCCGGCAACGGCAAGATCCTCACCGCAGGCGGTATCGACTGCCACGTGCACTTCATCTGCCCGCAGATCATGGACGAGGCGCTGGGCGGCGGCATCACGACGATGATCGGCGGCGGCACCGGCCCCGCCGAGGGCAGCAAGGCCACCACCGTCACCCCCGGTTCCTGGCACACCGCCCGGATGCTGGAGGCGCTCGACGGCTGGCCGATGAACATCGCCCTGCTCGGCAAGGGCAACACGGTCAGCTCCGAGTCGATGTGGGAGCAGTTGCGCGGCGGCGTCTCCGGGTTCAAGCTGCACGAGGACTGGGGTTCGACTCCGGCGGCCATCGACGCGTGCCTCACCGTCGCGGACGCTGCGGGAGTGCAGGTGGCCCTCCACTCGGACACGTTGAACGAGGCCGGCTTCGTCGAGGACACTCTCGCGGCCATCGCCGGCCGGGCGATCCACGCCTATCACACGGAGGGGGCGGGCGGCGGCCACGCGCCGGACATCATCACGGTGGCCGCGCACGCGAACGTCCTGCCGAGTTCGACCAACCCGACCCGGCCGCACACGGTCAACACGCTCGACGAGCACCTCGACATGCTCATGGTGTGCCATCACCTGAGCCCGAAGATCCCGGAGGACCTGGCGTTCGCGGAAAGCCGCATCCGGCCGTCCACCATCGCGGCGGAGGATCTGCTCCACGACCTCGGCGCCATCTCCATGATCGGCAGCGACTCGCAGGCGATGGGACGCATCGGCGAGGTCGTGTTGCGCACGTGGCAGACGGCGCACGTGATGAAGCGCCGACGGGGTTTCCTGGCAGGCGACAACGGCGCCGACAACCAGCGCGTCCAACGCTACGTGGCGAAGTACACGATCTGCCCCGCCGTCGCGCACGGGCTGGAGGACGAGATCGGATCGGTCGAGGTCGGCAAGCTCGCCGACCTGGTGCTGTGGGATCCGGCGTTCTTCGGTGTCCGGCCGCACGCGGTGATCAAGGGCGGGATGATCGCGTGGGCCGCCATGGGAGATGCCAACGCGTCCATACCGACTCCGCAACCGGTGCTTCCGCGCCCGATGTTCGGGGCGGCGCCCAAGGCGGCGGCCGCCACGTCCGTGCACTTCGTCGCACCGCACGCGCTCGAGGACGGACTGGCGGATCGGCTGGACCTGAGCCGTCGGCTGGTGCCGGTCGCGAACGTGCGGTCGCGGGGCAAGGCCGACATGCCCCGCAACGACGCGCAGCCGCGGATCGAGGTGGACCCGGACACGTTCACGGTCCGCATCGACGGCGACGTGTGGGAAGAGCAGCCGGCGGCGGAACTGCCGATGGCCCAGCGATACTTCCTGTTCTGA
- a CDS encoding urease accessory protein UreF, which yields MRLAHLMSLADSRLPTGGHVHSGGIEEAVAGGVVRDVATMEAFLRRRIRTAGLVGGSVTAAVCAGRLTAERADAEMDARTPSPAARSSSRAQGRGLLRLARTTWTGHDWSPVGMRPHLPVISGVVGSVTAVGPREAALVFVYTTMTGSAIAAQRLLALDPAQVAACTFALADLCDDIADQCVTGLSSVSDPFLDVVAERHVLRDRPLFVS from the coding sequence ATGCGCCTCGCTCACCTGATGTCCCTCGCCGACTCGAGGCTGCCCACGGGCGGTCACGTGCATTCGGGCGGCATCGAGGAGGCCGTCGCCGGCGGTGTCGTCCGCGACGTCGCCACGATGGAGGCGTTCCTGCGGCGACGGATCCGGACCGCCGGGCTCGTCGGGGGATCGGTCACCGCGGCGGTGTGCGCCGGCCGTCTCACCGCCGAACGCGCCGACGCCGAGATGGATGCGCGAACCCCGTCCCCGGCGGCGCGGTCGTCGTCGCGGGCGCAGGGGAGAGGTCTGCTGCGGCTGGCCCGCACCACCTGGACCGGGCACGACTGGTCGCCGGTCGGGATGCGTCCGCACCTGCCTGTGATTTCCGGGGTGGTCGGATCCGTCACGGCGGTCGGGCCCCGCGAGGCCGCGCTGGTCTTCGTGTACACCACCATGACCGGGTCCGCGATCGCCGCGCAGCGTCTGCTCGCTCTCGACCCCGCGCAGGTCGCCGCGTGCACGTTCGCGCTGGCCGACCTGTGCGACGACATCGCCGACCAGTGCGTGACCGGGCTGTCGAGCGTGTCCGACCCGTTCCTCGACGTCGTCGCCGAACGGCACGTTCTGCGGGATCGCCCCCTGTTCGTGTCGTGA
- the ureG gene encoding urease accessory protein UreG, with the protein MPPHFIDGEPHDHHHDRPRRVRVAGEPVRIGIGGPVGSGKTALVAALCRQLREELSLAVLTNDIYTTEDADFLRRHAVLPDERIAAVQTGGCPHTAIRDDITANLDAIDDLIAANPPLDLILVESGGDNLTATFSSGLIDVQIFVVDVAGGDKVPRKGGPGVTFSDLLVINKTDLAPMVGADLAVMRRDAEQVREGRPTALISLTEDPSSGPALAWVREQVRILADVH; encoded by the coding sequence ATGCCACCACATTTCATCGACGGTGAACCGCACGACCACCACCACGACCGTCCTCGGCGGGTCCGGGTGGCGGGGGAACCGGTCCGCATCGGGATCGGGGGTCCGGTCGGGTCGGGCAAGACGGCGCTCGTCGCCGCGCTCTGCAGGCAACTGCGCGAAGAGTTGTCGCTGGCCGTGCTCACCAACGACATCTACACCACCGAGGACGCGGACTTCCTGCGCCGCCACGCCGTGCTGCCGGACGAACGCATCGCGGCCGTGCAGACCGGCGGCTGCCCGCACACGGCGATCCGCGACGACATCACCGCCAACCTGGACGCCATCGACGACCTGATCGCGGCCAACCCGCCGCTCGACCTGATCCTGGTCGAGTCGGGCGGCGACAATCTCACCGCGACGTTCTCCTCCGGACTGATCGACGTGCAGATCTTCGTCGTCGACGTCGCCGGCGGTGACAAGGTTCCCCGCAAGGGTGGCCCCGGTGTGACGTTCTCGGATCTGCTCGTGATCAACAAGACCGACCTCGCCCCGATGGTCGGCGCCGACCTCGCGGTGATGCGCCGCGACGCCGAGCAGGTCCGCGAGGGGAGGCCCACCGCGCTGATCTCGTTGACGGAGGACCCGTCGTCCGGACCGGCGCTGGCATGGGTGCGTGAGCAGGTGCGCATCCTCGCCGACGTGCACTAG
- a CDS encoding urease accessory protein UreD, whose translation MRTELTILASPDRSPRISAVGGLAARITGRDTVHVIGTAATPLGGDHWDVTVRVLPGARLTLRSVAASLALPGRGRVLSTAQWSVEVEDDAVLDCALEPTVIAGGAEHRVETTVSLAESSTLLLRERVQIGRAGETTGRWVGVTNADLGALPLLRHQLELGVGTVSHDVLDGPAAVTSELRYPDDRPADVTGDIRSARSRLPLARGGSLTTRLGPHL comes from the coding sequence GTGCGCACCGAACTGACGATCCTCGCGTCCCCCGACCGCAGTCCGCGGATCTCCGCGGTCGGGGGATTGGCGGCGCGGATCACCGGCCGCGACACGGTCCACGTGATCGGCACCGCCGCGACCCCGCTCGGCGGCGACCACTGGGACGTCACCGTCCGGGTGCTGCCGGGTGCCCGGCTGACGCTGCGCAGCGTCGCGGCGTCCCTTGCCCTGCCCGGCCGGGGTCGTGTGCTGTCCACGGCGCAGTGGTCGGTGGAGGTCGAGGACGACGCCGTGCTCGACTGCGCGCTCGAACCCACGGTGATCGCGGGCGGCGCGGAGCATCGCGTGGAGACGACCGTCTCACTCGCGGAGTCTTCCACCCTGTTGTTGCGTGAGCGGGTGCAGATCGGGCGGGCCGGGGAGACGACGGGACGCTGGGTCGGGGTCACGAACGCCGATCTCGGCGCCCTTCCGCTGCTCCGGCACCAGCTGGAACTCGGCGTCGGCACCGTCTCGCACGACGTCCTGGACGGCCCGGCGGCCGTCACGAGTGAACTGCGGTACCCGGACGATCGGCCCGCGGACGTCACGGGCGACATCCGGTCGGCGCGGAGCCGTCTGCCCCTGGCGCGCGGCGGCAGTCTCACCACCCGGCTCGGCCCGCACTTGTGA
- a CDS encoding RNA-guided endonuclease TnpB family protein → MAGKVVKRAFKYRFYPTAVQADQLARTFGCTRYVYNRALAERSQAWSQEGRRVSYADTSTMLTGWKREAETAWLSEPSKGPLQESLRQLQGAFDKFWRKQARFPQFKRKGRSKESATYFSNCFTFRGGQIRLAKQSEPLDIRGSRPLPEGATPSRVTVSRNARGQYHISILVEDTIPELDRTDRVVGLDAGITSLYTLSTGEKIPNPRHERRDRARLAKAQRVLARKQKESRNRAKARLTVARIHGRIADRRRDYLHTLSTRLVRENQVIAIEDLSVRNMVKNRSLSRAISDAGWSEFRPMLEYKADWYGRRVVAIDRFHPSSKTCSVCGEVVSAMPLDVREWTCRCGVVHDRDVNAARNILAVGLAVAACGDGVRPPRT, encoded by the coding sequence ATGGCGGGGAAGGTGGTGAAGCGGGCGTTCAAGTACCGTTTCTATCCGACTGCGGTGCAGGCGGATCAGCTAGCTCGAACTTTCGGCTGCACTCGATATGTCTACAATCGGGCGCTGGCCGAGCGGTCGCAGGCCTGGTCGCAGGAGGGGCGGCGGGTGAGCTACGCGGATACCTCGACGATGCTCACCGGATGGAAGCGGGAGGCGGAGACCGCGTGGTTGTCGGAGCCGTCGAAGGGACCGTTGCAGGAGTCGCTGCGACAGTTGCAGGGCGCGTTCGACAAGTTCTGGCGCAAACAGGCCCGCTTCCCGCAATTCAAGAGGAAAGGGCGGTCGAAGGAGTCGGCGACCTACTTCTCGAACTGCTTCACCTTCCGCGGCGGGCAGATCCGGTTGGCGAAGCAGTCCGAACCGCTGGACATTCGAGGGTCGAGGCCGCTCCCGGAGGGGGCGACACCGTCGCGGGTGACGGTGTCCCGTAACGCTCGCGGCCAGTATCACATCTCGATCCTCGTCGAGGACACGATTCCCGAACTCGATCGGACTGATCGGGTGGTCGGGCTCGACGCCGGGATCACGAGCCTCTACACCCTGTCGACGGGGGAGAAGATTCCCAACCCGCGTCACGAGCGCAGGGACCGTGCGCGGTTGGCGAAGGCGCAGCGGGTGCTCGCCAGGAAGCAGAAGGAATCCCGTAACCGGGCCAAGGCCCGGCTGACGGTCGCGAGGATTCATGGCCGCATCGCGGATCGGCGCCGCGATTATCTGCACACACTTTCCACTCGGCTGGTGCGCGAAAATCAAGTGATCGCCATCGAGGATCTGAGTGTGCGGAACATGGTGAAGAATCGGTCGTTGTCGCGGGCGATCTCGGATGCGGGGTGGTCCGAGTTCCGGCCGATGCTCGAGTACAAGGCCGACTGGTACGGGCGGCGGGTGGTGGCGATCGACCGGTTTCATCCGTCGTCGAAGACCTGCTCGGTGTGCGGGGAGGTCGTCTCGGCGATGCCGTTGGATGTGCGGGAGTGGACGTGCAGGTGCGGCGTCGTCCATGACCGCGATGTGAATGCGGCGAGGAATATTTTGGCCGTCGGACTGGCGGTGGCAGCCTGCGGAGATGGTGTGAGACCGCCCCGCACCTAA
- a CDS encoding 4-(cytidine 5'-diphospho)-2-C-methyl-D-erythritol kinase encodes MLSVVPRPVVVRAPSKVNLHLAVGDLRDDGYHELKTVFQALSLGDTVSVVPAETLSVKVRGEDARVVPTDSRNLVWQAAEMLAAESGRRPDVEIAIDKGIPVAGGMAGGSADAAATLVGLNALWQLDLSREELDGFAAKLGSDVPFSLHGGTAVGTGRGERLLPVLSRSTFHWVLALAKGGLSTPTVFRELDRLRADGNPPRLGGPEDLMHALTTGDAATLAPLLGNDLQSAALSLNPGLRRTLRAGVAAGALAGIVSGSGPTCAFLCADADAAVRVSAELAGAGVCRTVRVASGPVPGARIINDAAEGSH; translated from the coding sequence GTGCTTTCCGTCGTTCCTCGCCCCGTCGTCGTCAGGGCGCCGTCCAAGGTCAATCTGCATCTGGCCGTCGGGGACCTGCGCGACGACGGCTATCACGAGCTGAAGACGGTGTTCCAGGCGCTCTCGCTCGGCGACACGGTGTCGGTGGTCCCGGCGGAGACGCTGTCGGTGAAGGTCCGCGGTGAGGACGCCCGCGTCGTGCCCACCGACAGCAGAAACCTCGTGTGGCAGGCGGCGGAGATGCTCGCCGCCGAATCGGGGCGGCGACCGGACGTCGAGATCGCGATCGACAAGGGCATCCCGGTGGCCGGCGGGATGGCCGGCGGCAGCGCCGACGCCGCAGCGACGCTGGTCGGTCTGAACGCCCTGTGGCAGCTCGACCTGTCGCGGGAGGAACTCGACGGGTTCGCCGCGAAACTCGGCAGCGACGTGCCGTTCTCCCTCCACGGCGGCACCGCGGTCGGGACGGGACGCGGCGAGCGACTTCTGCCGGTGCTCTCCCGCAGCACGTTCCACTGGGTGCTCGCGCTCGCGAAGGGCGGCTTGAGCACACCGACGGTGTTCCGGGAGCTGGACCGGCTGCGTGCCGACGGGAATCCGCCGCGACTCGGCGGCCCCGAGGACCTGATGCACGCCCTGACAACGGGCGACGCCGCGACGCTGGCCCCGTTGCTGGGCAACGACCTGCAGTCGGCCGCGCTGTCGCTGAACCCGGGTCTGCGGCGGACGCTACGCGCCGGGGTCGCGGCGGGCGCGCTGGCCGGAATCGTCTCCGGATCCGGCCCGACCTGTGCCTTTCTATGTGCTGACGCGGATGCCGCGGTCCGAGTCAGTGCAGAACTCGCTGGTGCGGGGGTGTGTCGCACGGTGCGGGTTGCCAGCGGACCCGTACCCGGCGCCCGAATAATCAACGACGCGGCGGAGGGATCGCACTGA
- a CDS encoding ABC-F family ATP-binding cassette domain-containing protein — MANLINLEQVSKSFGIKPLLDSVSLGVQEGERIGVVGLNGGGKTTMLEVLAGVESPDSGRVSRVGGLRMAVVTQRGVLPPGSSVGDVVLGPLGVADHEWAGDARIRSILAGIGIDNLGLEATVDGLSGGERRRVALAAALVQDLDLLVLDEPTNHLDVEGVQWLAEHLVTRRSALVVVTHDRWFLDTVANRTWEVVGGRVESYEGGYNDWVFARAERSRQADAAEERRRNLARKELAWLRRGAPARTSKPKYRIEAAEALIADVPPPRDNVALASFAQRRLGKVVIELEDARLETPDGRVLVDDLTWRLAPGERVGLVGVNGSGKTTLLRTLAGEIAPASGKRVQGQTVHIGWLRQELDDLPTNMRVLEAVKEVAERITLGDKEISAGQLAERLGFTPARQRTPVGDLSGGERRRLQLTRVLMSEPNVLLLDEPTNDLDIDTLQQLEDILDGWAGTMVVISHDRYLIERICDSTWALFGDGKLTNLPGGIEDYLRRRAKMVDVGAPSVASTATGASAPKQVRDGAADRAARKELSRLERAVAKLDDRERKLHEKLAEAATDPDKLQKLDAELKEVVAEKEATEEQWMELAAELD, encoded by the coding sequence ATGGCGAATCTGATCAATCTCGAGCAGGTATCGAAGTCCTTCGGCATCAAGCCGCTGCTCGATTCGGTATCTCTCGGAGTGCAGGAAGGCGAACGCATCGGCGTCGTCGGCCTCAACGGCGGCGGCAAGACCACCATGCTCGAGGTGCTCGCCGGGGTGGAGTCGCCCGATTCCGGCCGGGTCAGCCGGGTCGGCGGACTGCGGATGGCGGTCGTGACCCAGCGCGGCGTCCTGCCACCCGGCTCGAGCGTCGGCGACGTGGTGCTCGGACCGCTCGGGGTGGCCGACCACGAGTGGGCGGGCGACGCCCGCATCCGGTCGATCCTGGCCGGCATCGGCATCGACAACCTCGGTCTCGAGGCGACCGTCGACGGACTGTCGGGTGGTGAGCGGCGACGCGTCGCACTGGCGGCCGCGCTCGTCCAGGACCTCGATCTGCTGGTGCTCGACGAGCCGACCAACCACCTCGACGTCGAGGGTGTGCAGTGGCTGGCGGAGCATCTCGTCACCCGTCGCAGCGCGCTGGTCGTCGTGACCCACGACCGGTGGTTCCTCGACACCGTCGCCAACCGCACGTGGGAAGTGGTGGGCGGCAGGGTCGAAAGCTACGAGGGTGGGTACAACGACTGGGTGTTCGCCCGGGCGGAGCGCTCCCGGCAGGCCGACGCGGCCGAGGAACGCCGCCGCAACCTCGCCCGCAAGGAACTGGCCTGGTTGCGTCGCGGCGCGCCCGCCCGCACGTCCAAGCCGAAGTACCGGATCGAGGCCGCCGAGGCGTTGATCGCGGATGTGCCGCCGCCCCGCGACAACGTGGCGCTGGCGTCGTTCGCGCAGCGCCGGCTCGGCAAGGTCGTCATCGAACTCGAGGATGCGCGCCTGGAGACGCCCGACGGGCGGGTGCTCGTCGACGACCTCACGTGGCGGTTGGCCCCGGGCGAGCGCGTCGGCCTCGTCGGTGTCAACGGCTCCGGCAAGACGACGCTCCTGCGCACGCTCGCCGGGGAGATCGCCCCGGCGTCGGGCAAGCGGGTCCAGGGTCAGACCGTGCACATCGGCTGGCTGCGCCAGGAACTCGACGACCTGCCGACGAACATGCGGGTGCTCGAGGCCGTCAAGGAGGTCGCCGAGCGGATCACGTTGGGCGACAAGGAAATTTCGGCCGGGCAGCTCGCCGAACGTCTGGGCTTCACCCCCGCCCGGCAGCGGACACCGGTCGGTGACCTGTCCGGTGGTGAGCGTCGCCGCCTGCAACTGACGCGGGTGCTGATGTCGGAGCCGAACGTCCTGCTGCTCGACGAGCCGACCAACGACCTCGACATCGACACCCTGCAGCAACTCGAGGACATCCTCGACGGCTGGGCGGGCACGATGGTGGTCATCAGTCACGACCGGTACCTCATCGAACGCATCTGTGACTCGACGTGGGCGTTGTTCGGCGACGGCAAGCTGACCAACCTGCCCGGCGGCATCGAGGACTACCTGCGCCGACGGGCGAAGATGGTCGACGTCGGCGCGCCGTCGGTGGCGTCGACGGCGACCGGTGCTTCCGCGCCCAAGCAGGTGCGGGACGGGGCCGCCGACCGTGCCGCGCGCAAGGAACTGTCGCGTCTCGAACGTGCCGTGGCGAAGCTGGACGATCGGGAACGGAAGCTGCACGAGAAGCTGGCCGAGGCGGCCACCGACCCCGACAAGCTGCAGAAGCTCGACGCCGAGCTCAAAGAGGTCGTCGCGGAGAAGGAAGCCACCGAGGAGCAGTGGATGGAGCTGGCCGCCGAGCTGGACTAG
- a CDS encoding nuclear transport factor 2 family protein produces the protein MDLEAIKQIEQLKHRYSRALDTKSWVEFADTMVPDVTATYSEYLTFDSRDSFVSFLENTLGTHVITEHQCGQPEITVTGDTAVGVWFLADTTLIPEDGMLLRGSAYYHDRYLRCADGNWRITHTGYERTWESVAALSDFPSFRLTSNKWAMLQPPASA, from the coding sequence ATGGATCTCGAAGCGATCAAACAGATCGAGCAGCTCAAGCACCGTTACTCACGTGCACTCGACACGAAGTCGTGGGTGGAGTTCGCCGACACGATGGTCCCCGACGTCACCGCGACGTACAGCGAATACCTCACGTTCGACTCCCGTGATTCGTTCGTGTCCTTCCTCGAGAACACCCTCGGGACCCACGTCATCACCGAGCATCAGTGCGGCCAACCCGAAATCACCGTCACCGGGGACACCGCGGTCGGCGTGTGGTTCCTCGCGGACACCACGCTGATTCCCGAGGACGGGATGCTGCTGCGCGGGTCCGCCTACTATCACGATCGTTACCTCCGGTGCGCCGACGGCAACTGGCGGATCACACACACCGGATACGAACGCACCTGGGAATCGGTTGCGGCGCTGTCCGATTTCCCGAGTTTCCGGCTCACTTCCAACAAGTGGGCGATGTTGCAACCTCCGGCGTCCGCCTGA
- a CDS encoding VOC family protein has protein sequence MSPEVPVPGALPYLTVRRGVEAIEWYSKVFGARVVGEPIVMDDGRVGHAELRLPTGMIYLAEEFPEMGLTAPESGSTSVSLMLSVDDPDAVLVGARDAGGTVERWISEGHGHRNATLIDPFGHRWMLVGPADPAVPD, from the coding sequence ATGTCGCCGGAAGTTCCCGTTCCCGGCGCGCTGCCGTACCTGACGGTGCGGCGCGGTGTCGAGGCGATCGAATGGTATTCCAAGGTGTTCGGAGCCCGGGTGGTGGGTGAGCCGATCGTCATGGACGACGGCCGGGTCGGTCATGCGGAACTGCGGTTGCCGACCGGCATGATCTATCTCGCCGAGGAATTTCCCGAGATGGGTCTGACGGCGCCGGAGTCCGGTTCGACGTCCGTGAGCCTGATGTTGTCCGTCGACGACCCGGACGCCGTGCTGGTGGGTGCCCGCGACGCCGGCGGCACCGTGGAGCGGTGGATCTCGGAGGGCCACGGACACCGCAACGCCACCCTCATCGATCCGTTCGGTCACCGCTGGATGCTGGTGGGGCCCGCCGATCCGGCCGTCCCCGACTGA